From the Streptomyces syringium genome, one window contains:
- a CDS encoding HelD family protein gives MSAPVPHTAPDPLERERAHLSSSRSALRAMRADVESLDIKDVTANWVNAAVLQSQIEDRITALADLAHTPLFFGRLDYLHAPGAEQAEGAEGEQFYIGRRHVHDADGDPMVIDWRAPVSQPFYRASKKQPMDVRLRRRFGYTGGELTAYEDEDLTDAAGDEHASRLLQSEIERPRVGPMRDIVATIQPEQDEIVRAGIGGSVCVQGAPGTGKTAVGLHRVAYLLYAHRERLARTGTLVIGPNRSFLQYIEQVLPALGELNVAQATVDDLVAHVEVRGTDTAAAARVKGDARMAEVLRRAVRSGVTMPVDPVVVVRGSRRWRVPAYEIEEMVRELLARDIRYGAARDALPQRIAHAVLVRMEEAGEAPDDRVQDAVARNAAVKSAVKSVWPQVDPAKLVLRLLSDAEFLAAHAEGILDAEEQAEILWDKPARGVKSAKWSAADAVLVDEAADLVARTPSLGHVVLDEAQDLSPMQYRAVGRRCTTGSATILGDLAQGTTPWATSSWPEALTHLGKPEATVEELTMGFRVPREVIAYASRLLPTIAPGLAEATSVREAAGDFTVRAVQPSELDAAVLDACVSALAKEGSIGLIAADARIAALADVLTAAGLPFLSPGEETSAEARLTLVPATLAKGLEYDYVVLDEPSAVVSGEPDERTGLRRLYVALTRAVSGLTVVHAAPLPGQLG, from the coding sequence GTGTCCGCGCCCGTCCCGCACACCGCCCCTGACCCCCTTGAGCGCGAGCGCGCCCACCTCTCCTCCTCCCGGTCCGCGCTGCGCGCCATGCGCGCCGACGTGGAGTCCCTCGACATCAAGGACGTGACCGCGAACTGGGTCAACGCCGCTGTGCTGCAAAGCCAGATCGAGGACCGCATCACCGCCCTCGCCGACCTGGCGCACACCCCGCTGTTCTTCGGGCGCCTGGACTATCTGCACGCGCCCGGCGCCGAACAGGCCGAGGGTGCCGAGGGAGAGCAGTTCTATATCGGCCGCCGCCATGTGCACGACGCCGACGGCGACCCGATGGTCATCGACTGGCGCGCGCCCGTCTCCCAGCCGTTCTACCGGGCGTCCAAGAAGCAGCCGATGGACGTGCGGCTGCGCCGCCGCTTCGGCTACACGGGCGGCGAGTTGACGGCGTACGAGGACGAGGACCTGACCGACGCCGCCGGTGACGAGCACGCCAGCCGGCTCCTCCAGAGCGAGATCGAGCGGCCGCGCGTCGGCCCCATGCGGGACATCGTGGCCACGATCCAGCCGGAGCAGGACGAGATCGTCCGCGCCGGGATCGGCGGCTCGGTGTGCGTCCAGGGCGCCCCCGGCACCGGCAAGACCGCCGTCGGCCTGCACCGCGTCGCCTATCTGCTGTACGCCCACCGCGAGCGGCTCGCCCGCACCGGCACGCTCGTCATCGGCCCGAACCGGTCCTTCCTCCAGTACATCGAGCAAGTCCTCCCCGCCCTCGGTGAGTTGAACGTCGCCCAGGCCACGGTCGACGATCTCGTCGCCCACGTCGAGGTGCGCGGCACGGACACCGCCGCCGCGGCCCGCGTCAAGGGCGACGCCCGGATGGCGGAGGTGCTGCGGCGCGCGGTGCGGTCGGGGGTGACGATGCCGGTGGATCCGGTGGTCGTCGTGCGCGGCTCGCGCCGCTGGCGGGTCCCGGCGTACGAGATCGAGGAGATGGTCCGCGAGCTGCTGGCCCGCGACATCCGCTACGGCGCGGCCCGCGACGCGCTCCCGCAGCGCATCGCGCACGCCGTGCTCGTACGGATGGAGGAGGCCGGCGAGGCCCCCGACGACCGGGTGCAGGACGCGGTGGCGCGCAACGCCGCCGTGAAGTCGGCGGTCAAGTCGGTCTGGCCGCAGGTGGATCCGGCGAAGCTGGTCCTGCGGCTGCTGTCCGACGCGGAGTTCCTGGCGGCGCACGCCGAGGGGATCCTGGACGCCGAGGAGCAGGCTGAGATCCTCTGGGACAAGCCGGCCCGCGGCGTGAAGTCCGCCAAGTGGTCGGCGGCCGACGCGGTGCTCGTCGACGAGGCGGCGGACCTCGTCGCCCGCACGCCCTCGCTCGGCCATGTGGTCCTGGACGAGGCGCAGGACCTGTCCCCCATGCAGTACCGCGCGGTGGGCCGCCGCTGCACGACCGGCTCGGCGACGATCCTCGGCGACCTGGCCCAGGGCACGACCCCCTGGGCCACGAGCAGTTGGCCGGAGGCCCTGACCCACCTCGGCAAGCCCGAGGCCACGGTGGAGGAGCTGACGATGGGGTTCCGCGTGCCGCGCGAGGTCATCGCGTACGCGTCCCGGCTGCTGCCCACCATCGCCCCTGGCCTGGCCGAGGCGACCTCGGTCCGTGAGGCGGCGGGCGACTTCACGGTACGGGCGGTTCAGCCGTCGGAGCTCGACGCGGCGGTGCTGGACGCCTGCGTGTCGGCTCTCGCCAAGGAGGGGTCGATCGGGCTGATCGCGGCCGACGCGCGGATCGCCGCGCTGGCGGACGTGCTGACGGCGGCGGGTCTGCCGTTCCTGTCCCCCGGCGAGGAAACCTCCGCCGAGGCCCGCCTCACCCTCGTCCCGGCCACGCTGGCCAAGGGCCTGGAGTACGACTACGTGGTCCTGGACGAGCCGAGCGCCGTCGTGTCCGGCGAACCGGACGAGCGCACGGGGCTGCGCCGGCTGTACGTGGCCCTGACCCGGGCGGTATCGGGACTGACGGTGGTGCATGCGGCGCCCTTGCCGGGGCAGTTGGGGTAA
- a CDS encoding ArsR/SmtB family transcription factor: MDEWLPQPATDEIELVKVMHALGDPVRMQLLSVFLDGKEHGCGLEGLGLDHLHKSTVSHHMRVLREAGVTATRVAGRNRLVQLRKADLDARFPGLTDALLTAMGR, translated from the coding sequence GTGGACGAGTGGCTTCCGCAGCCTGCGACCGACGAGATCGAGCTGGTCAAGGTCATGCACGCGCTGGGCGACCCGGTGCGGATGCAGCTGTTGTCGGTCTTTCTGGACGGCAAGGAGCACGGCTGCGGCCTCGAGGGCCTCGGGCTCGACCACTTGCACAAGTCGACCGTGTCGCACCACATGCGGGTGCTGCGCGAAGCGGGTGTGACCGCCACGCGCGTGGCCGGCCGCAACCGCCTCGTACAGCTCCGCAAGGCCGACCTCGACGCGAGGTTCCCCGGCCTCACGGACGCGTTGCTGACGGCGATGGGGCGGTAG